From the Euphorbia lathyris chromosome 6, ddEupLath1.1, whole genome shotgun sequence genome, one window contains:
- the LOC136232523 gene encoding uncharacterized protein produces the protein MRPQKSKSRSFAEIVSNPIAETDSEDSGESSDENYNRSSSNVHSNFNEEPNRENQQPDLHTVATMAGNSQTTQVTSIDNPSMILVTSVLNGNNYIAWKRAMMLALSAKRKLKFIKENNEPADEKSEEYAKWKWDDDLVFSWIRSSLTKELADVFLFAKSSYSLWQEIEQRYGQSNGPLIYQLRKEISSLSQGNLSLVDYFNKIKRRWDELAEIKPLLSCTCGEARRQAQDQLEEEQLMQFLSGLHIDFDNVREQILIQEPLPSVNKAYSMLMRIERQKSMSNTEMKDDFVNLSKSQNNKSNTRNGGKKYQNRGQSSDTSKDDKFYTHCKKPGHEKVDCFKLVGYPDWYKGKKSAPYKQQAHMSKEESNPLADTDSENEVEDSKMEMMIERALQKALKNKGSIDNNKHHEFSAFAGMSSAGPSK, from the exons ATGCGTCCTCAGAAGTCAAAATCAAGATCGTTCGCTGAAATTGTGAGCAATCCTATTGCAGAAACTGATTCTGAAGATTCCGGTGAAAGCTCCGACGAGAATTACAATCGGAGTTCATCTAACGTCCATAGCAACTTCAACGAAGAACCGAATCGTGAAAATCAACAACCAGATCTTCATACGGTTGCTACAATGGCAGGAAATTCTCAAACTACTCAGGTAACAAGCATCGACAACCCTAGTATGATACTTGTTACAAGTGTGTTGAATGGAAACAATTATATTGCTTGGAAGAGAGCTATGATGTTAGCTCTGAGTGCAAAACGAAAATTGAAGTTTATTAAAGAGAATAATGAACCTGCTGATGAGAAATCAGAGGAGTATGCTAAATGGAAATGGGATGATGACCTTGTTTTCTCATGGATTCGAAGTTCTTTGACCAAAGAGCTAGCAGATGTATTTCTGTTTGCTAAATCTTCATACTCCTTGTGGCAAGAGATCGAACAAAGATATGGCCAAAGCAATGGTCCTTTGATCTATCAATTGAGAAAGGAGATCAGTAGCTTATCTCAAGGAAATCTAAGCCTTGTGGATTATTTCAACAAGATCAAGAGGAGATGGGATGAATTGGCTGAAATTAAGCCTTTGTTGAGTTGTACATGTGGAGAAGCAAGAAGGCAGGCTCAGGATCAACTTGAGGAGGAGCAGTTGATGCAGTTTCTTTCTGGTTTACACATTGATTTTGACAATGTGAGAGAGCAGATCTTGATCCAGGAGCCTCTTCCATCAGTCAACAAAGCTTACTCCATGTTGATGAGGATTGAAAGGCAGAAGAGTATGAGCAATACTGAGATGAAGGATGATTTTGTGAATTTATCAAAATCTCAAAATAACAAGTCAAACACAAGGAATGGAGGTAAAAAGTATCAGAATCGTGGTCAATCTAGTGATACTAGCAAAGATGACAAGTTCTACACTCATTGTAAGAAACCTGGCCATGAGAAGGTTGATTGTTTCAAGCTGGTAGGGTATCCTGATTGGTACAAAGGAAAGAAGAGTGCTCCATACAAGCAGCAAGCTCACATGTCCAAAGAAGAGTCTAATCCTTTGGCTGATACTGACTCCGAGAATGAGGTGGAGGATAGTAAGATGGAAATGATGATTGAAAGAGCTCTGCAGAAAGCGTTGAAGAACAAAGGGAGCATTGACAACAACAAGCACCACGAATTCTCTGCATTTGCTGGAATGAGCTCTGCAG GACCTAGCAAGTGA